In Leptospira ellinghausenii, the following proteins share a genomic window:
- a CDS encoding AMP-dependent synthetase/ligase has protein sequence MANNLAEVYKESAEKFGPRPAFWYKNAQKDYQALTYKQLYEDGIALAEALIDLGVKAREHVGVLADNRVEWIIADCAVLTAGAANVPRGSDITDSEIVYILNHSEAKVVFLENDKVYEKYKNNKSQVKSVKTVIIMDKDTKLKSGAGILHFYDLLEKGRELRSKGKREAEKRMSGIKPDDLYTLIYTSGTTGMPKGVMLMHSNMIHQMHYVVPRVAKVTPDDRMLSILPVWHIFERVVEYFAIINGGSTYYTKVTELRNDIQKARPTFMASAPRVWESIYNGIYTRINDPKQTPPVRRLLFKVAYFFSKHYHASIRFLKGWEVDYEGRNILHSLFLSVVSVVKLLLTGPFTVTILSLLSSQFLVPEESVLKTPLYVLAGLGVLFNSFTLDRIVLSKIRQATGGHLRATLSGGGALQKHVDAFFMDIGITVLEGYGMTETGPVISARTFDRPIMGSVGDIVPLSQVQIRDDAGNVLCHIDDKKNIIFGKLGAKGVVHIKGPQVMKGYYKNPETTKKTIVDNWMNTGDIGMINFKKTLTLTGRAKDTIVLLGGENVEPVPIENKIDESPYIKQSMVVGQDQKVLGAIIVPDFDSLIPWAEENGITEKSPEKLIVHPKVVDFYKKEVRNFNSVKTGFKNFEQVQYVTLITKPFEVGDELTNLMKMKRHVITEKYKDRILELYKNS, from the coding sequence ATGGCAAATAACCTAGCAGAAGTTTATAAGGAATCCGCAGAAAAATTTGGTCCAAGACCAGCATTTTGGTATAAAAATGCACAGAAGGATTACCAAGCACTTACCTATAAACAACTTTACGAAGATGGTATCGCACTTGCAGAAGCCCTAATTGATTTGGGTGTAAAAGCGAGAGAACATGTTGGCGTATTAGCTGACAACCGAGTCGAATGGATCATAGCTGATTGTGCTGTGTTAACTGCTGGAGCGGCAAACGTTCCGCGCGGGTCTGATATCACTGATTCGGAAATCGTTTACATTTTAAACCACTCGGAAGCCAAAGTTGTTTTTTTAGAAAACGATAAGGTTTACGAAAAATATAAAAATAACAAATCCCAAGTGAAATCGGTAAAAACCGTGATCATTATGGACAAAGACACCAAACTCAAGTCAGGTGCTGGGATTTTACACTTCTATGACCTTTTGGAAAAGGGAAGGGAACTTCGCTCTAAAGGAAAACGAGAAGCGGAAAAAAGGATGTCTGGAATCAAACCAGATGATTTGTACACACTGATTTACACATCTGGAACTACTGGGATGCCTAAGGGTGTAATGCTTATGCATTCCAACATGATCCACCAGATGCATTATGTGGTCCCTCGTGTTGCGAAAGTGACTCCAGATGATCGTATGTTGTCCATCCTACCAGTATGGCATATCTTTGAACGAGTTGTGGAATACTTTGCGATCATCAATGGTGGCTCCACTTATTATACAAAGGTAACCGAACTTCGTAATGATATCCAAAAAGCAAGACCTACTTTCATGGCTTCTGCTCCAAGGGTTTGGGAAAGTATTTATAACGGGATTTACACTCGTATCAATGATCCGAAACAAACACCTCCTGTAAGAAGATTATTGTTTAAGGTTGCTTACTTTTTTTCGAAACACTACCATGCTTCCATTCGATTTTTGAAAGGTTGGGAAGTGGATTACGAAGGAAGGAACATCCTACATTCATTGTTTCTTTCTGTTGTATCGGTCGTTAAATTGTTATTAACTGGTCCGTTTACAGTGACAATCCTTTCCCTTCTTTCCTCACAGTTTTTGGTACCAGAAGAAAGTGTTCTCAAAACTCCACTGTATGTATTGGCTGGACTTGGAGTTTTATTTAACTCTTTCACACTTGATCGCATTGTACTTTCTAAAATCAGACAAGCAACAGGTGGCCACTTACGAGCGACACTTTCAGGAGGGGGAGCCCTTCAAAAACACGTGGATGCTTTTTTTATGGATATCGGGATTACAGTTCTCGAAGGGTATGGAATGACAGAAACGGGACCGGTTATATCGGCTCGAACATTTGACCGACCCATTATGGGTTCTGTTGGGGATATTGTTCCACTCAGCCAAGTGCAAATCCGAGATGATGCTGGGAATGTTCTTTGCCATATCGATGACAAAAAGAATATCATCTTTGGTAAATTAGGTGCCAAAGGTGTGGTTCACATCAAAGGACCTCAAGTGATGAAAGGGTATTACAAAAATCCTGAAACCACCAAAAAAACCATCGTAGACAATTGGATGAACACCGGTGACATCGGGATGATTAACTTCAAGAAGACCCTCACACTCACTGGTCGTGCAAAAGACACCATTGTATTACTCGGTGGTGAAAACGTAGAACCAGTTCCAATCGAAAACAAAATTGATGAATCACCTTACATCAAACAGTCTATGGTAGTGGGACAAGACCAAAAAGTACTCGGAGCAATCATTGTTCCTGACTTTGACTCTCTCATCCCTTGGGCAGAAGAAAATGGAATCACAGAAAAAAGTCCAGAGAAACTCATTGTTCATCCGAAGGTAGTAGACTTCTACAAAAAAGAAGTTCGCAATTTTAACAGTGTTAAAACTGGATTCAAAAACTTCGAACAAGTGCAATATGTGACTCTCATCACAAAACCATTTGAAGTTGGAGACGAACTCACTAACCTAATGAAGATGAAGAGACATGTGATTACAGAAAAATACAAAGACAGAATTTTGGAGCTCTACAAAAACAGTTAA